A region of the Prosthecodimorpha staleyi genome:
GATGGCGCTCGGCGCGATCGGCCTGTTCCGCTGGCTGAAGGCGGAAAGCGTCACCCTGCTCGGCATCAACATCGCCAATCCGTGGATCTTCGCGATCGGCCTGATCCTGGTGCTCTACACCATGTATGCCTGGTGGGCGGACGTGGTGAAGGAGGCCCATCAGGGCCATCACACCCGCGTCGTCGCGCTGCACCTGCGCTACGGCATGATCATGTTCATCGCCTCCGAGGTGATGTTCTTCGTTGCCTGGTTCTGGGCCTATTTCGACGCCTCGCTGTTCGCCCATGAGGCCAAGCAGTTCGCCCGGGTCACCGCGACGGGCGGCGTCTGGCCGCCGCACGGCATCGAGACCTTCAATCCCTGGCACCTGCCGCTCCTCAACACGCTGATCCTGCTGACCTCCGGCACCACCGTGACCTGGGCCCATCACGCCCTGCTGCACAATGACCGCCAGGGCCTCAAGGCCGGCCTGTGGCTGACCGTGATCCTCGGCGCGATCTTCACCGTCTGCCAGGTCTACGAGTACAGCCACGCCCATTTCGGCTTCTCGGGCAACATCTACGGCGCCACCTTCTTCATGGCGACCGGCTTCCACGGCTTCCACGTCCTGGTCGGCACCATCTTCCTGGCGGTCTGCCTGATCCGTGCCTATCTCGGCCACTTCACCCCGAAGCAGCATTTCGGCTTCGAGGCGGCGGCCTGGTACTGGCACTTCGTCGACGTGGTCTGGCTGTTCCTGTTCGCCTGCATCTATGTCTGGGGCGCCGGCGCCGCGGCCCACTGATCCGGTTCGCGGATCGCCATCGATCGATCTTCGCACCCGGGCGGACCCTCCGCCCGGGTGATTTCTTTAGAGGCCTGCCCGATCCGGGTCGGTCCGCAACGATCCGCCCTCCCCTGCCGGACGGAAAGGGAGTATGTCGGCGCCAGCGCCGCACCCGGCGGCGGGCCGCTGCAGCAAGGAGCCGCGCATGAGCTACCACTATCCGCCGCTCTCGCCCTTCTCGACCGGGCTGCGCTGCCGATGCCCGCGCTGCGGCCAGGGCAAGCTGTTCAGCGGCTTCCTCGATACCGCGCCGGCCTGTACGGTCTGCGGCCAGGACTACAAATTCATCGATGCCGGCGACGGACCCGCCGTCTTCGTCATCCTGATCGTCGGCTTCATCGTGGTCGGCGCGGCCCTGGTGGTCGAGGTCAAGTACCAGCCTCCGATGTGGGTGCACATGTCGATCTGGATGCCGCTGATCCTGATCCTGTCGCTCGGCATGCTGCGCCCGTTGAAGGCGCTCCTGATCGCACTGCAATATGTCAACAAGGCCCGCGAAGGCCGGCTCGCCGACGACTGATCGCGCCCCCTGAAGCCGGCCGGCCGCGCCGCGGGACTGCCGCGGCGCTTGTCTGTGCCGGCCATGCGCCTCAGACCAGGCCCAATGCAGGAATGCCGATGTCCCGTCTCCGCCTCGTGCTCTGGCCGACCGTTGCCGCCGCTTTCGTGTTTGCGATCCTGATCGCACTCGGCAACTGGCAGATGGACCGGCTGGCCTGGAAGGAGGCGCTGATGGCGCGGGTCAAGGCGCGCATCGCGCTGCCCGCCGAGAACCTGCCGCCGGAACCGGTCTGGCCCGCGATCGACGCGGACGCCAAGGACTATGCCGCCGCGCGCGTCACCGGGCGCTTCCTGAACGACAAGGAGGTCCACGTCTTCCACACCCTGGTCAATCCGAAGGGCCGCCTCTCGGGACAGGGCTATTTCGTGGTGACGCCGCTCCTGCGCGACGACGGCAGCGTGATCATCGTCAATCGCGGCTTCGTGCCGCTCGACCGCAAGGCGCCGGCCAGCCGGCCCGGCAGCCAGATCGACGGCGAGACCACCGTCGAAGGCCTGCTGCGCCGGCCGGAAGGCAGCAACCTGTTCACACCGGCGAATGACCGCGCCGGCAATGTCTGGTTCACCCGCGACGCCCGCGAGATCGCGCATGCCGCCGGTCTGGACCCGGCCCGCACCTTTCCGCTGACCCTCGATGCGGGCGCTGCGCAGACCCCGCCCGGCGGCCTGCCGCAGGCGGGCGAGACGCTCGTCACCTTCACCAACAACCACTGGCAATATGCGCTGACCTGGTACGGCCTCGCGGCGACGCTCGCCGGCGTCTGGTTCGCCTTCGTGATCGGCCGCTTGCGGCGGAACCCCGCCGGCGCCTGAGACGCCGCCCCGCCCGTTCTGCGCGACGGGACTATCGGGCCGGACGGTGCCGTCGGGCAGGACCGGCCCGCCGGTCGGGTCGAATACGGATGACCGGGTTTGGGACGATGACGCCCATGCTCCTGTCATGCTCTGCAGGGATGCTGATGCATCTTCGTTCGAGCCAGGCGACCCCATGCCGCGCAAGTCCACCTCCGCATCCTCCGCCGCCCCCTCCCCTGCCGCATCGCCATCCGCGCCGACCGCGCCGGTTCCGTCGGGCGCCCTCTCCGGCCTGCTCGACGACGTCCTGGCCCTGCGCGGTCGGGTTCTGGAGGAGGCAGCGGGCCTGATCGGACGCTTCGCCGGATCGGCCGCGGCGAACGACCCCGGCGTCGTCAACCTCGCCCACTATCTGGCCGTCCGTCATCACGACCTGCGCGACCTGCAGCGCCGTTTGATGCGGCACGGCCTGTCGTCGCTCGGCCGCATGGAGGGTCGCGTGCTGCCGACTCTCGATGCGGTGGTGTGCGCGCTCGCGGCCCTGGCCGGGCGCCCCGCGCCGGTGGAGGAGCCGACCGAGGCCACGTTCTTCGCCGGCGAGACGCAGCTCGCCGCCCACACCGAGGCCCTGCTCGGAGCGCCGCGCGCGCATCGGCGCGGGCGGATCATGGTCACCCTGCCGAGCGAGGCCGCCGCGGACGGTGCCCTGATCGAGCGGCTGGTCGCCAGTGGCATGGACGTGGCACGCATCAACTGTGCCCATGACGATCCGGAGACCTGGCGCCGGATGGCCGGGCATGTCCGCGCCGCCGCCGCCCGCAGCGGCCGCGCCCTGCCGATCCTGATGGATATCGCCGGCCCCAAGATCCGCACCGGCGCGGTCGCGGTGCACGACAAGGGCCGGCTCGTGCCCGGCTCGAATTTCGTCCTGATCGCCGAGGGCATTCCGGAGGCGAACAAGCACGAGCCCTTCGTGGCGGCGGTCTCGCTGCCGGAGATCGTCCGCCGGCTCGCCGTCGGCGACCGGGTCCGCTACGACGACGGCAAGGTCGAGGCGGTGGTCGAGGCCGTCTCGGGCGACCGCGCGCGCCTGCATGTGCTGCGCGCCAAGACCGGCGGCGCCAAGCTGAAGCCCGAGAAGGGTCTCAATCTGCCCGACACCGCGCTCGGCCTGTCGCCCCTGACCGACAAGGACGAGGCCGACCTCGAAGCCGTGATCGCGATCGCCGACATGATCGGCTATTCCTTCGTCAGCCACGCCGCCGATATCGACCTGCTCGAGGACATGCTGGCGGCCCGCAACGCCAGCGCCAAGCCGCTCGGCCTGATCGCCAAGATCGAGCGGCCCGAGGCCGTGGCCAACCTGCCTTCGCTGATCGCGCGCGCAAGCGGCCGCCGGCCCTTCGGCATCATGATCGCGCGCGGCGACCTGGCCGCGGAGATCGGCTTCGAGCGGCTGGCCGAGATGCAGGAGGAGATCCTCTGGCTCTGCGAGGCCGCCCGGGTGCCGGCCATCTGGGCGACCCAGGTCCTTGAGGATCTGGTCAAGGACGGCGTGCCGTCGCGCGGCGAGATGACCGATGCCGCCATGGCGGCCCGCGCCGAATGCGTCATGCTGAACAAGGGGCCGGAGGTGGTCGCGGCCGTCGAACTGCTCGACCGCCTGATCGGCCGCATGGGCGATCATTTCACCAAGAAGACCCCGACGATGCGGGCCTTGAAAAGCTGGTAGCCGGTCGCCGGTCGCCGACACCCCCGCAACCGTGAAGGCGCCCCGTTCCGGCCCCGCGGGGGCCGGTCGCGCGGGCTTTCCTGCGCGACCGCTTCGGACGGGACGGGACGGCCCGGATGCGCGCTACTGCGCGGCGACGCGCTGCCGACGGTCGAGCAGGCGGCGGACCTCTTCGGGCGGGATCGGCTGGCCGTAGTGAAAGCCCTGGGCATAGTCGCAGCCGAGCAGCTTCAGCTCCTTGGCCTGCTCCTCGGTCTCCACCCCTTCGGCGACGACGCTCATGCCGAGGTCGCGGCCGAGGCCGACGATGGTCTTCAGGAGCAGCGGCCGTTCCTTGCCGTCGCCGCGCACGAAGGACTGGTCGATCTTGATCGTGTCGAACGGGAAGCGCTGCAGATAGGACAGCGACGAGTAGCCGGTGCCGAAGTCGTCGAGTGCCAGGCTGGCGCCGAGCTCCTTGATCCGGATCAGTACCTTGGCGGTGTATTCCGGATTCTCCATGACGAGGCTTTCGGTCACCTCGATCTTGAGCGAGCCGCGCGCGAGATCGACGCGCGACATGACCGACTTCACGTCGTTGATCAGATCGTGGCGGATCAGTTGCCGGCTCGACACGTTGACGCTGGCGAAGAGCGGCGGGTCCTGCTCGAATTCCTCCTGCCACTGCGACAGCTGCCGGGCGGTCTTGTCGAGCACGAACAGGCCGAGCGGGATGATCAGGCCGGTGCGTTCGGCGATCGAGATGAACTCCTGCGGCGGCACGCGGCCGCGCTTGGGATGGTCCCAGCGCACCAGCGCTTCGAAGCCGGCGATGCGGTTCTCGGCGATCGACAGGATCGGCTGGTAGAGGATGCGGATCTCCTCCTTCTCGATCGCCTTGCGCAGATCCGCCTCCATGGTCAGCGCATCGCCGCCATGGGTGCGGAGCGAGGGGCGGAAGGCTTCGAGCCGGTCGCCGCCAAGCCGCTTGGCATGGTGCATGGCGATCTCGGCATCCTTGACCAGTTCATCCTCCTTGCGGCTCTGGCCGTCATAGACGGCGATGCCGATCGAGGCGGTCAGGAAGATCTCGCGCTCGCCGAAGGTGATCGGCGCCCGGATGGCGCGGCGGATCGAATCGGCGAAGGCGGCAACCCGCTCGGGGTCCTGCTCGGAGATCAGCACGATCCCGAACTGGTCGCCGGAGATGCGCGCCAGGCTGTCCTGCGGCTTGAGCTGGCGGGCGAGCCGCCGGGCGATCGTGAGCAGCATGGAATCGCCGACCGACAGGCCGAGGCTGTCGTTGACCTGCTTGAAGCGGTCGATGTCGAGCACCAGGATCGACGGCCGGCCGGTGCCGTCGGCGCGCGAGCGGGCCAGCGCCGCGATGATGCGATCGAGGAACAGTTCGCGGTTCGGCAGGCCGGTCAGGTTGTCGTGGACGGCGTCGTGCAGCAGCCGTTCCTCGGTGGTGCGCGCATCGGTCACGTCGAGCAGCGTGCCGACGCAGCGGCCGACCTCGCCGTCGCCGCCGAGCACGGGGCGGGCGCGCAACTGGAACCAGCGGAAATGGCCATCCTCGCAACGCAGCCGGAAGGCCAGCGAGACGCGGCCGCGGCGCTGCTCGACGACGGCGTCGAGCGTCGTGCGGAAACGGTCGCGATCCTGCGGATGCAGGATTTCGAGCCAGCCGCGCGCGGGTCCCTCCAGCGTGCCGGGCTCGACGCCCAGGATGTCCTCGGTCTCCGGGCTGGTCCAGATGTGGTCGCGCGCGACATCCCAGTCCCAGATCATGTCGCCGGAGCCGACCAGCGCCAGCGCCCGGCGCTCGACGTCGCCGATCACGCCCGGCCCCATGGCGGCGCCCGTGAAGGCATGCTGCATGACCGTGAAGCCGATCAGCATCACGATCAGCACCAGACCGCCGGCCAACGCCGGCTGCACGACATCGTTGACGAGGCTGCCCGACACGGTCAGGCCGGCGGCGATCAGCCAGAAGATCAGCAGGATCCAGGTCGGGATCAGCATGAAGGCACGGTCGAAGCCGTGCGCCGCCATATAGGCGATCAGGCCGGCGCCGACCACCGCGACGATGGCGAGCGCGAGCCGGGCGATCGAGGCGGCCAGCACCGGATCGATCACCGCGACGCCGACCAGGCCGAGCAGGATCACGATCGAGGCGGCCGCGACGTGGCTGTAGCTGACATGCCAGCGATTGAGATTCAGATAGCCGTACAGGAACAGCACCAGGGTGGTGGCGATCATCACCTCCGCGCTCGCCCGATAGGCCTGATCGGACCCCGGAGGGACCCGGAACACCTTGCCCCAGAAGCCGAAATCGATGCACAGATAGGCCAGCACCGCCCAGGCGAGGCCGGCCGTGGCCGGGAACATGATGGTGCCGCGGACCACGAACAGGATGGTCAGGAACAGCGCGAGCAGGCCGGAAATGCCGAGAATGATGCCGCGATAGAGCGTGAAGGCGTTGACGGTATCCTTGTAGGCGTCCGGCTGCCACAAGAGGAGCCGCGGCAGGCTGGAGGTCTTCATTTCCACGATGAAGGTCACCACCGTGCGCGGATCGAGCGTGATCTGAAAGACGTCCGCCTCGTTGGAGGCCTGCCGTTCCGGCGCGAAGCCCTGGCTGGTCGAAATGCTGACGATCCGGCTCGAACCGAGATCGGGCGAGACGAGGCCGGAGCCGGCCAGCCGGAAGAAGGGCGCGACCAGGAGCCGGTCGATCTGCTCGTCGGAATTGTTGCGCAGCGCAAAGACGAACCAGTCGGTGTCGGAGGCGCCCTGGCGCGAGGAGCGCACCTCGATGCGGCGCACGATGCCGTCGGGTCCCGGCGCGGTCGAAACCTGCAGGCGGTCGCCGGCGTCCATGCGGAACTCGACCAGCCCGGTAATGTCCAGTGCCGGCTTGTCCCCCGCCACGTCGATCGGCTCCAACGCCCATGCCGGAGCGGTCCCGGCTATCCCGGCCACCGCCAGGACCAGCCAGACCAGGGCACGGATGACGACGCCCAGAACCGGACCGCTCGTGCGGATGCCGCTCTCTCGCGTCGCCTCAGTCGCGCACGTTGAAAACACTCGAACTCCCGGCCTGATGATCGGAGCCAAGCCGAAACCGAATCAGCATCCGGCGCCGGTTCGCTCGTCGATGAGACGTGGTGCAGAGTTACCGGCTCCGCGCATCGACCACAAGCGGCCCGGTCGGACGCCGCCGCCTCGGATCCGGTCCGGACGGAGATATTCAGCGCCGCGTCTGGTACCAGTCCTCGTCGACCATCGCGAAGAGCAGGTGGTCCTGCCAGTAGCCGTTGATGCACAGATAACGGCGGGCGTATCCCTCGCGGGTGAATCCGACCTTTTCGAGGAGCGCGATCGAGGCCGCGTTGGAGGGCAGGCAGGCCGCCTCGATCCGATGCAGCCGCAGCGTCTGGAAGCCGTAGGGCAGCACAGCCCGCACGGCCGCGGTCATCAGGCCGCGGCCGGCATGGGGCTGCCCCATCCAGTAGCCGAGCGAGCAGGACTGGGTCACGCCGCGCCGGATATAGGCGAGCGTCAGACCGCCGAGCAGGGCGTGGTCATGGGCGCGGAACAGGAAGAACGGATAGCCGTGGTCCGCGCGGATCTCCTGCTGGTAGCGCTTGATGCGGCGCCGGAAGGCGGCCTTGTCCAGATCGTCGACCGGCCAGGTCGGTTCCCAAGGCGACAAAAAGCTGCGGCTCTGCTCGCGCAAGGACGCCCAGGCGGCATGATCACCGAGCGCGGGACTGCGCAGATAGAAGCCGTCCCCCCGGATGATGGGGACCGGTTCGAAGGCGGACGCCCGCAGGAAGGCCATGCCGCCGCCTCACGCGGCCTTGCGCGACGAACCCATCCGGCGTGCGACCAGATCGGGATCGACGGACACGTCGGGCGGCCCGATCACGGCGACGGTCGGCGGAGACCCGGCGAAGATGCCCTCGGCAAGCTGCCGGACCTGCTCGACGCCGACCTCGTCGATCCGCGCGATGATCTCGCGCGCGGTCAGCGGGCGGCCGTGGATCAGCATCTGGCGCGACAGGGAACTGGCGCGCGAGGTCGGACTTTCCAGGCTCATGAGCAGGCCGGCGCGCATCTGCGCCTTGGCGCGGGCGACCTCGTCGGCGGCCAGATCGCCCGAAATGCGCTCGATCTCGCCGAGCATCAGCGGCACCAGTTCGTCGACATCGCCCTCGCCGGTCGCGGCGTGGACGCCGAACAGGCCGGTATCGGCATAGCCCCAGTGGAAGGCCGAGATCGAATAGCAGAGGCCGCGCTTCTCGCGCACCTCCTGGAACAGGCGCGAAGACATGCCGCCGCCGAGCGTGGCGGCGAGCACCTGGGCGGCGTAGTGGTCGGGCGAGGTATAGTGGCGGCCCTCGAAGCCGAGCGTGATCTGCACCTCGTGCAGGTCGCGTTCCTCACGCCAGCTGCCGCCGTGATAGGTCGCGGTCTCGACCGGCGGGGCTCCGCCATTGCCGAGCCCGCCGAAGCGCTCCTCGGCGAGCCGCAGCACATCCGCATGCTCGATCCCGCCGGCCGCGGCGAGCACCATGACCGGCCCCCGATAGTGGCCGCCGAGATAGCCGGCGAGCGCCTCCGGGGTGAAGCCCTTGACGGTCTCCGGCGTGCCGAGGATCGGCCGCCCGATCGGCTGGCCCGGAAAGGCCGACTGCTGCAGCTGGTCGAAGACGTGGTCCTCGGGCATGTCGTAGGCGGCGCCGATCTCCTGCAGGATGACGTGCTGCTCGCGCTCCAGCTCGCCGGGATCGAACACCGATTCGGTCAGGATGTCGGACAGGATGTCGACGGCAAGCGGCAGGTCGCCCTTGAGGATGCGCGCATAGTAGGCGGTCGTCTCGACCGAGGTGGCGGCGTTGATCTCGCCGCCGACCGCCTCGATCTCCTCGGCGATCTGGCGCGCATTGCGCCGGCGCGTGCCCTTGAAGGCCATGTGCTCGAGCAGATGCGAGATGCCGTGCTCCTCGGGACGCTCGGACCGCGCGCCGGCGCCGACCCAGACGCCGACGGTCGCCGATTCCAGATGCGGCATGGTCTCCGTGACCACGGCCAGACCGTTCGGGAGCCTCGAGACCTCAACCGCCATATCGTCTCCGTTTCCTCCGCCGGGTCTTCGCGCCCGTCAGTACCCGACCTTGATGGCCCGGGTCTTCGATTCGATGACCTTCTCGATCGTGACCAGTTCGGCCGGCACATGCACCATGTTCTCCTCGCGGCGCATGATGTGGGCGAGCCAATTGGGCAGATGCGGCATGATACCCGAAGCCTGCTGAACCGCCTCCGGGAATTTAGCCGGATGCGCCGTCGCCAGCGTGATCATCGGCACGCCGCGCTCCAGATGCTCGTTCGCAACCGCCAGGCCGACCGCGGTGTGCGGGTCGGCCAGATAGCCGAGCCGGCTGTAGGTCTCCGCGATGGTGCGCGCCGTGACGGCGCCGTCGGCGCGGCCGGAGGCGAACACGGTACGCATGTGCTCCATGGCCGGACCCGGGATCGAGAAGGTCCGCGCCTGCGCCATCTCGTGCATCATGCGGCGCACCTGCCCGGCATCGCGGCCGGTCGCCTCGAACAGGAGCCGCTCGAAATTCGACGAGATCTGGATGTCCATCGACGGCGAGGTCGACGGGATCACCTCGCGCAGCTCGTAGGCGCCGGTCTTCAGGGTCCGGTCCAGGATGTCGTTGACATTGGTGGCAATGACCAGCTTGCGGATCGGCAGGCCCATGCGCATCGCCACATAGGCGGCGAAGATGTCGCCGAAATTGCCGGTCGGCACGGTGAACGAGACCGGCCGGTAGGGCGCGCCGAGCGTGGCGCCGGCGACGAAATAATAGACCACCTGCGCGACGATGCGCGCCCAGTTGATCGAGTTGATGCCCGAGAGCGAGACCCGGTCGCGGAAGGAGAAGTGGTTGAACATCCCCTTCACGATCGCCTGCGCGTCGTCGAAGGTGCCCTCGACCGCGAGCGCATGCACGTTCGGGTCGTCGACCGTGGTCATCTGGCGCTGCTGCACCGGCGAGACGCGGCCCTTCGGGAACAGGATGAAGATGTCGGTCCGCTCGCGGCCGCGGAAGGCCTCGATCGCCGCGCCGCCGGTATCGCCCGAGGTCGCGCCGACGATGGTCGCCCGTTCGCCGCGCCGCTCGAGGACATAGTCCATCACCCGTGACAGGAACTGCATGGCGACGTCCTTGAAGGCCAGCGTCGGCCCGTGGAACAGCTCCATGATGAAATGATTGGGGGCGATCTGGATCAGCGGCGTCACGGCCGGATGCCGGAACACCGAATAGGCCTCGTCGATGATCCGGCGAAGGTCGACCTGGCTGATCTCCGGGTCGATGAAGGGATGCATCACCCGGAAAGCGACTTCCGAGTAGGGCTGCCCGGCAAAGCCGGCAATAGTCGCCGGCGTCAGGGTCGGCCAGGTCTCCGGGACATAGAGACCGCCGTCGCGGGCGAGGCCGGCGAGCAGGACTTCCGAAAAGCCGAGAATGGGCGCGTCGCCGCGCGTCGAGACGTAGCGCAAGATCAGGTCCCCGATGAGATGCCGCACCGCCGGTCCGGCCGGACCGTCCGAAGCCGTCGCATCGGAGCGGCACCGTAGAATCGCGACGACGCCCCGGCAAGGGCGAACACGATCCCGGCGTCGAGCCGCGGGCCGCCTGGAGACGCCGGCAGAGTCGGACCCGACGACGACAACTGACACGGAAAGGTTGTGTCGCCGACACCGGACTCTGTAGAATCCGGAATGCGCATGGCGCCGGCGAAGGGCCGCGAGGACCGACGCATTCAGGACATCAAGGTGCGACTGCATGCCGAGATACGAGAGGATCGATACGTCCGGTTTGGCACCCTTCTTTGCCGATGAAGTCTTCCTCGAAATCGGCGATGACTGGTGGGAGTTGCGGCGTGCCGAGCGGTTTCGAGACGGGACCTGGGCTTTCGCCGACCGCGAGATCTGGTCCGGATGCATGCCGGCGGAAGGACCCATTCAACGTTCGGCCGAGATGGATCCCCGATGGCATCTGTCGACCGTAGAAGAGTTCGAGGCGGCCTGGACCAAGGCTCGGCGCTCGGAACCGCCACGCCTTTCGAGGTACTACGGCATCACAAGAGCCGGCACAGCGGAAGAGGTCTTCTGCCCGGATTGGCAGCCTGCCGACGCGATCTGGCCGATGGCCCGCGTGGGGGCCTGGGTTCTTGCGACACCCGCCGGGCGCGTCGAGATCGAGCAGACCGAGTGGCCGCCGCCCGTAGCCGACCCCGCCGCGCAGACAGACTGATCGCGCCCCCGCCCCCACCCGGCGCGGGGCTGCCCTGACGGGAAAATCCTTGAGCCGGGGCCGTCCGGCGCGGTAGGTCGCAGGACTTGCGCCATTCCGGTGCGCAATCCCGAGGATCTTCCCGTGTCCGACATGACGATGATCGCGATCATTGCGATCGGGGCGGCGCTCGCCGGCTTCGTGCAGGGGCTGTCGGGCTTCGCCTTCGCGCTGGTCGCGGCGGCGGTCTGGGCCTGGGCGGTGCCGCCGCAACTGGTGGCGCCGATGCTGGTCTTCGGCGCCCTGCTCGGCCAGTTGCTGGCCGCGCCGAGCATGCTCAAGGGCTTCAGCCTGAAGGCGACGGCGCCCTTCGTCATCGGCGGCTGGATCGGCGTGCCGCTCGGGGTGGCGATCCTGCCGCATGTCGATCCGGTCTGGTTCAAGGCCGGCGTCGGCGGCTTCCTGGTCACCTATTGCCCGGTCATGCTGATCGCCGCCGGCCTGCCGCGCTTGCGGCTGCGCGCCGTCGCGGCGGATGGCGTGGCCGGCTTCTCCGGCGGCGTACTCGGCGGCATCGCCGGCATGGCAGGCTCGATGCCGACGCTGTGGTGCGTGATCACCGGGCGCGAGCGGCACGAAAGCCGCTCGATCCTGCAGGTCTTCAACATCGCCATGCATTCGGCGACGCTGACCGGCTACTTCCTGACCGGCACGCTGAAGGCCGAATCCGCCAAATGGTTCCTGGTCGTCGCCCCGGCCATGCTGGTGCCGACCTTCCTGGGCGCCAAGCTCTATCACACGATCAGCGACACCGCCTTCCGCCGCGTGGTCCTGGTCCTGCTGACGCTGTCCGGCGCCATGCTGCTGGCCGGCTCGGTGCCGGCCCTCCTGGCGCGGTAACGCTGCCGCCGCCGGTCGGGTGCAATTCGCCGCGCGAAGACCTATCTTGGCTCGACCTGCCTCCCGCCACGGACCGACCATGACCCTTCACGCCGTCGATCTCTTCGCCGCCACCGGCCTCGATCTGGAAACCGCCCGCCGCCTGACGGCTGAGGCGACCGAGGGGGCAGACGACGGGGAACTGTTTCTCGAATACCGGCAGTCGGAATCGCTGGTCTTCGACAATGGCCGGCTGAAATCGGCCAATTTCGACACCACCCAGGGCTTCGGCCTGCGCTCGGTGGTCGGCGAGGCGGCCGGCTTCGCCCATTCGGGCGAGGTCTCGGAGGCCGCGCTGCGGCGCGCCGCCGACGCCGTCAAGGCGGTGCGCGGCGGCTATTCGGGCAGCTACGCGGCCGCCCCGCAGCGGACTAATGTCCGGCTCTACGGCGAGGAGAACCCGCTCGTCGCGCCCACCTTCGAGGAGAAGGCGAAGCTCCTCGCCGAGATCGACGCCTTCGCGCGGGCCCGCGACCCGCGCGTGCGGCAGGTGACGGTGTCGCTCGGCGGCTCCTGGCAGGTGGTCGAGATCCTGCGCGCCGACGGGCACCGGGTGCGCGACGTGCGCCCGCTGGTGCGCTTCAACGTCAACATCGTCGTCGGCGAGGGCGACCGGCAGGAATCCGGCGGCCACGGCATGGGCGGCCGAGAGGGCTTCGGCCAGTTCGTCGCCTCCGGCTCCTGGCACGAGGCGGTCGAGAAGGCGCTCGCCGAGGCGCTGACCAATCTCGACGCCGTCCCGGCGCCGGCTGGCACCTTCGACGTCGTGCTCGGGCCGGGCTGGCCGGGCGTGATGCTGCATGAGGCCGTCGGCCACGGCCTGGAGGGCGACTTCAACCGCAAGAAGACCTCGGCCTTCGCCGGCCTGCTCGGCCAGCGGGTCGCCGCGCCCGGCGTCACCGTGGTCGACGACGGCACGCTCGCGGCCCGGCGCGGCTCGCTCTCGGTCGACGACGAGGGCACGCCGACCAACTGCACCACCCTGATCGAGGACGGCATCCTGGTCGGCTATATGCAGGACCGGCAGAATGCGCGGCTGATGGGCATGAAGCCGACCGGCAACGGCCGGCGCGAATCCTTCGCCCATATCCCGATGCCGCGCATGACCAACACCTACATGCTGGCCGGCACCCATGCGCCGGAGGAGATCATCGGCTCGGTCAAGAACGGCATCTACGCGGTCTCCTTCGGCGGCGGTCAGGTCGACATCACCTCCGGCAAGTTCGTGTTCGGCTGCACCGAGGCCTACATGATCGAGAACGGCAAGGTCGGCCGCCCGATCAAGGGCGCCATGCTGATCGGCAACGGCCCGGACGCCATGACCCGGGTCCGGATGGTCGGCAACGACCTCGCCCTCGACCGCGGCATCGGCACCTGCGGCAAGGCCGGCCAGGGC
Encoded here:
- the thrC gene encoding threonine synthase is translated as MRYVSTRGDAPILGFSEVLLAGLARDGGLYVPETWPTLTPATIAGFAGQPYSEVAFRVMHPFIDPEISQVDLRRIIDEAYSVFRHPAVTPLIQIAPNHFIMELFHGPTLAFKDVAMQFLSRVMDYVLERRGERATIVGATSGDTGGAAIEAFRGRERTDIFILFPKGRVSPVQQRQMTTVDDPNVHALAVEGTFDDAQAIVKGMFNHFSFRDRVSLSGINSINWARIVAQVVYYFVAGATLGAPYRPVSFTVPTGNFGDIFAAYVAMRMGLPIRKLVIATNVNDILDRTLKTGAYELREVIPSTSPSMDIQISSNFERLLFEATGRDAGQVRRMMHEMAQARTFSIPGPAMEHMRTVFASGRADGAVTARTIAETYSRLGYLADPHTAVGLAVANEHLERGVPMITLATAHPAKFPEAVQQASGIMPHLPNWLAHIMRREENMVHVPAELVTIEKVIESKTRAIKVGY
- the tldD gene encoding metalloprotease TldD, which produces MTLHAVDLFAATGLDLETARRLTAEATEGADDGELFLEYRQSESLVFDNGRLKSANFDTTQGFGLRSVVGEAAGFAHSGEVSEAALRRAADAVKAVRGGYSGSYAAAPQRTNVRLYGEENPLVAPTFEEKAKLLAEIDAFARARDPRVRQVTVSLGGSWQVVEILRADGHRVRDVRPLVRFNVNIVVGEGDRQESGGHGMGGREGFGQFVASGSWHEAVEKALAEALTNLDAVPAPAGTFDVVLGPGWPGVMLHEAVGHGLEGDFNRKKTSAFAGLLGQRVAAPGVTVVDDGTLAARRGSLSVDDEGTPTNCTTLIEDGILVGYMQDRQNARLMGMKPTGNGRRESFAHIPMPRMTNTYMLAGTHAPEEIIGSVKNGIYAVSFGGGQVDITSGKFVFGCTEAYMIENGKVGRPIKGAMLIGNGPDAMTRVRMVGNDLALDRGIGTCGKAGQGVPVGVGQPTLRMDAITVGGTQA
- a CDS encoding GNAT family N-acetyltransferase, with the translated sequence MAFLRASAFEPVPIIRGDGFYLRSPALGDHAAWASLREQSRSFLSPWEPTWPVDDLDKAAFRRRIKRYQQEIRADHGYPFFLFRAHDHALLGGLTLAYIRRGVTQSCSLGYWMGQPHAGRGLMTAAVRAVLPYGFQTLRLHRIEAACLPSNAASIALLEKVGFTREGYARRYLCINGYWQDHLLFAMVDEDWYQTRR
- a CDS encoding sulfite exporter TauE/SafE family protein, translating into MTMIAIIAIGAALAGFVQGLSGFAFALVAAAVWAWAVPPQLVAPMLVFGALLGQLLAAPSMLKGFSLKATAPFVIGGWIGVPLGVAILPHVDPVWFKAGVGGFLVTYCPVMLIAAGLPRLRLRAVAADGVAGFSGGVLGGIAGMAGSMPTLWCVITGRERHESRSILQVFNIAMHSATLTGYFLTGTLKAESAKWFLVVAPAMLVPTFLGAKLYHTISDTAFRRVVLVLLTLSGAMLLAGSVPALLAR
- a CDS encoding M16 family metallopeptidase, with translation MAVEVSRLPNGLAVVTETMPHLESATVGVWVGAGARSERPEEHGISHLLEHMAFKGTRRRNARQIAEEIEAVGGEINAATSVETTAYYARILKGDLPLAVDILSDILTESVFDPGELEREQHVILQEIGAAYDMPEDHVFDQLQQSAFPGQPIGRPILGTPETVKGFTPEALAGYLGGHYRGPVMVLAAAGGIEHADVLRLAEERFGGLGNGGAPPVETATYHGGSWREERDLHEVQITLGFEGRHYTSPDHYAAQVLAATLGGGMSSRLFQEVREKRGLCYSISAFHWGYADTGLFGVHAATGEGDVDELVPLMLGEIERISGDLAADEVARAKAQMRAGLLMSLESPTSRASSLSRQMLIHGRPLTAREIIARIDEVGVEQVRQLAEGIFAGSPPTVAVIGPPDVSVDPDLVARRMGSSRKAA